Genomic DNA from Anaerolineales bacterium:
ATTCCGGATCATCGGCGAACAGTTGCAGGTATCCGTGACAGACCATGTGGGCGCAAGAGCCCGAGGGGATGACAACTGGACCCGGCGCGGCCTCCAACACCTCAAGCGTGTGGCGGGCCATCCGCCTTGCGCTGTCCCATTCCCCGGCATTGAAGGCCGGCTGCCCGCAGCAGGTCTGCGCCTCGGGAAACGCGACCTGCACGCCGCAAGCACGCAGCACCGCAACCACCGACTCGCCCACAGCGGGGAACAGGCTGTCGATCAGGCAGGTCGCAAAAAGCTGTACTCGCATAAGGTGTCCCTCGGGCGCGTACTGGCAGAGGAGGGACGATCCATGGGGAGCATACCTGCCTTGGCGGGCGCAAGAAAGGAACAAGCATCACGCTGTGGCCCGCGAGGTGGCATACCGTCGCGCAAATCGGTTGACGGGGCAGGGCGGAGTTGCACGAGCCGAGAAAACGGCCGCTCGTGAGAGCGGCCGCGTGTCGGGGCGGGCGGATTTGAACCGCCGACCCCCTGCACCCCATGCAGGTGCGCTAGCCGGACTGCGCCACGCCCCGGAGATGGTCATTATAGCCGAGCGGGACGCCGCCAACAAGGCTCGATCCTGAGTCCGAGCGCCGAGACAGGCGGTGCCGGTTACCCTTGCGCAGGCTTTGAATCTATAATCGCTCCCGAGAGGTGCAGAATGCACGTATACGACATCTCGGTCGGAATCGAGCCGGGTATGCCTGTATGGCCGGGCGATCTGCCGTTGGAGTTGATCCGGGTTTCTGCGATCGCCGACGGCGCCAACGCCAACGTCTCTCGTATTTCCTGCAGCGTGCATATTGGCACCCACATGGATGCCCCGCTGCACTTCGTCGAAGGCGGGGCATCGATCGAGGCTCTGCCGCTCAAGGTCTTGATCGGGCGGGCGTATGTGGTCAACCTGCCCAAGGCCGACGTAATCGACGCCGCCGCCCTTGAAGGAGCGAACATCCCTCCACGCACCAAGCGTGTGCTGTTCAAGACCCGTAATTCCGCCCTGTGGGCACGGGGCGAAACCCGGTTCCAGACCGATTTCGTCGCCGTCGACGAGAGCGGCGCGCACTGGCTGGTCCGTAAGGGCGTGCAGCTCGTCGGGGTCGACTACCTCTCGGTGGCGCCCTACAAGCGCAGCAAGGAAGTCCACGAGACACTGCTGAAGGCGGGCGTGGTCATTGTCGAAGGTGTGGACCTGAGCCGGGTGGCGCAGGGGCGCTACACGCTGTACTGCCTGCCGCTCAAGCTGGTGGGCAGCGACGGCGCGCCCACCCGGGCGATCCTGCTCGGGGTGTAGTCCGGACTCAGAGCCCCCCGGTCTCTTGCGCCCGGCGCAGCTGCTCCCAATACCCCGGCGCCTCAAAACGCCTGAGAAGAAACGAATCGGCATACCTGGGAAGGTCTTGCCCGAGGACAGATCTGGCCAGCAGCTCGCCTGCGGCCGGCGAGGCCATCACACCGAAGCCGGATAGGGCGGCCATCAGGAAGTAACCTCCGAGAGGCGTTGGGCCGATCAAAGGCAGATTGTCCGGGGTGCGTGTGTAGTAGCCCCCGTCGACCGATGTCGGGGGCATCCGTCCGATATACACGCGCAGGCCGAGGATCAGCCGACTCATCCCGCGCATGGCGATTTCGGCATAGGCTGGGTCGGGCACGATTGGGAATGTCGGGAGGACGGATGGCAGGTGGTAGGGCCACAAGAGCAGGCAGTAGCGGCTGTCGGCAGGTCCCTCCGGCCGCAGATGTGCGCCACCGGGCAGTGGTTCGAGCAAGTTTCGGTCGGCGGGGGATTGGCGAAGCAG
This window encodes:
- a CDS encoding cyclase family protein; this encodes MHVYDISVGIEPGMPVWPGDLPLELIRVSAIADGANANVSRISCSVHIGTHMDAPLHFVEGGASIEALPLKVLIGRAYVVNLPKADVIDAAALEGANIPPRTKRVLFKTRNSALWARGETRFQTDFVAVDESGAHWLVRKGVQLVGVDYLSVAPYKRSKEVHETLLKAGVVIVEGVDLSRVAQGRYTLYCLPLKLVGSDGAPTRAILLGV